A DNA window from Hordeum vulgare subsp. vulgare chromosome 1H, MorexV3_pseudomolecules_assembly, whole genome shotgun sequence contains the following coding sequences:
- the LOC123410126 gene encoding very-long-chain 3-oxoacyl-CoA reductase-like protein At1g24470: protein MPELEEIVSTAGGAGSPPPPLWFLVFLALGLHAVVVSAATYLAWLYRAFLRRGKDLGLRYGAWAVVTGATDGIGRALALELARRGLHLVLVGRNPAKLSRVSKEARNAAPSCMVKSVVFDLAGGATELSRGAARVAAAVKGLDVGLLVNSAGATYPCAAYFHEVEDPVWEAVVRVNVEAATRISRAVVPAMAAKGKGAIVNVGSGSSVVVPAFPLYAVYAASKAYIDQLSRSLSVEYKHHGVDVQCQIPLYVATKMSPVKGNSPFIPSPEEYVKAAIRCIGYEPRCVPYWRHSVQWFLASLAPDSALNLWRLRVGIRKRNEMRALIGEKELN from the exons ATGCCTGAGTTGGAAGAGATTGTCTCGACGGCCGGCGGGGCGGgttcgccgccaccgccgctgtGGTTTCTGGTCTTCCTCGCCCTCGGCCTCCACGCAGTCGTTGTATCCGCCGCGACCTACCTCGCGTGGCTATACCGCGCATTCCTCCGGCGGGGGAAGGACCTGGGCCTGCGCTACGGCGCGTGGGCGGTGGTCACCGGCGCCACCGACGGCATCGGCCGCGCGCTGGCGCTCGAGCTCGCCCGCAGGGGGCTCCACCTCGTCCTCGTCGGCCGGAACCCCGCCAAGCTGTCCCGCGTCAGCAAGGAGGCCCGGAATGCGGCGCCGTCCTGCATGGTCAAGAGCGTGGTGTTCGACCTCGCCGGTGGCGCGACGGAGCTTTCGCGGGGCGCGGCGAGGGTGGCGGCCGCCGTGAAGGGGCTCGACGTGGGCCTCCTGGTGAACAGCGCCGGCGCGACGTACCCCTGCGCGGCCTACTTCCACGAGGTGGAGGACCCGGTGTGGGAGGCCGTGGTGCGGGTGAACGTGGAGGCGGCCACGCGGATCTCGCGCGCCGTCGTGCCAGCCATGGCGGCCAAGGGGAAGGGCGCCATCGTCAACGTCGGATCCGGGTCGTCGGTGGTGGTGCCGGCGTTCCCGCTCTACGCCGTGTACGCGGCAAGCAAAGC GTATATTGACCAACTATCTCGGAGTCTTAGCGTCGAATACAAACACCACGGAGTGGATGTCCAATGCCAG ATTCCTTTGTACGTGGCCACCAAGATGTCACCTGTTAAGGGTAACTCTCCGTTCATACCATCACCCGAGGAGTACGTCAAAGCTGCCATTCGTTGCATTGGTTACGAGCCGAGATGTGTACCCTACTGGCGCCACTCTGTCCAGTGGTTCTTGGCGTCTCTAGCGCCAGACTCTGCTCTCAATCTGTGGCGTCTCCGGGTTGGTATCCGGAAGAGAAACGAGATGAGAGCCCTGAtcggagagaaggagctcaacTGA